The Lemur catta isolate mLemCat1 chromosome 17, mLemCat1.pri, whole genome shotgun sequence genome segment AAACTGGAATAGATTTAGAGAGTTCTGTTCTAGCAGAGTGAGCAGTGAACATTTATAGGCTGAATGCAGAAGCAAAAcacagaaattaattaatttgctagagctgGGCATTTGCTTTGTTTGGGAGGGGTGTGATGGAGGTCCTCAGCTTTTGCCTCATTTCAGTATCCTGTATTGGGAGGTTCCTAGTTAATATAACCAATTTGCTGGTTGGCTGTTTGTGATTAACCAAGgctagatttgttttttaaatgtcaactACAAGTAAGTATAGATTTGCTTGCTAAGAGCTACATACAGAGACAACCTCAAGCTAGTGGCCTTCTTATTTGCTTTATCAGTTCCCCTTGTGGTCAACCTCTCGATCTCCACTCTCTGCCACCATTATAATGGACTTAGCTAGTCTCAGTAAGGAATTCATAAGTCAAGATATCAGGCTAGCTGAAAGATTCTTTTTATTGTTACTCATGGTTTTGTCACTCTCACTGGAGTGAGACCATTAGACAAAGAGTAGATAGCTGCACACAGCATTTAAGACCCTTGAGAGGATACAGTGCACCAAGGAGACTACTCTGATGACAGAGGGGTAATAGCAATAGACTGAAATAAGTTCCATAAGCAATGCCCCCGTGAACCAAATCAACTAAAGCAGTCAAAGAATGAGCCAAAAGAGGTATCTACTTGTTTTAACCAAACGACTTGCTGGTTGATTTCTTACAACTGAGTGTCTCCCATACTAGATATTTTTATCCTAGTGCAGCAGGTGATAGCTATCTCATACACTGTTCCCTGTTTAGCCAACAAGTAGTCCAAAGCAACCCTATTATCTAAACCACCTTTAGCAAGAGAATTGAAAGAAGTTTTTTGGGCATTATAGCTTTTGCAACAGAGTCAGCTTATAGTAGCTAATGTTTGAGACATATTTCTTGTTGTCACCTCATTAACATTTATGTCAAGACAGGAAGGGGTCATTCTACCCAAAGATGCCAATTTAGGGAGATTTATGACTGCTGGCCAATCCCCTATTATTCTATAGTGCAAATTAAAAGGTATTGACTAATGTCTGGTTTCCAATCAGTTATGGGGTGACAATGGCACTGGTGGAATCCCTAATCCACATTGACCTCTAATTTCTCACTTATTGAGACATGGAGTTGCTCATTCTTATGGTTGATCATAAACTCTTCCACAGATAAAAATACATCCTGGAGGGGCGCAACAGACAGATCCCTGTGGGGTGACTTGTGTGTCAGAAGAAAAGCATTAGTATGATTTATCCAAGGCTCCATTACTGAATTCTTGCATAGTTGAAGACTACGGTTATGAATGTGGCTACAAACTGTCAAATtatcttagggtttttttttttttattcagttccTGGAAAAATTTAACTACAAAAACCCTCACTATAGGTTTTGCCTACTGTTAGATTTAAACAAGGGATCTGAACATGTGATTCTAAAAGCATAACCCTGTAGAAAAAGCCAGATGTACAATTCCAACAGGTACTAGGAATATGAGTAAAATTTGTTAGAGGGTGAGCTGGAggatttcttaaaattatgtagGGATTTAAGTTTAGCATGACATATCCAGCATTCAGTTATCTTTCCCGCTGAAGTTATGGATTGTGAAATCCTGATCATAGCATTATTCTGCTactcataaacagaaaaaaacacacaggcaaaagaggaaaaaagagaaagatttcatGATGACACTAAAAATAAGTTTTGATTTGTGATCCTGGGAAAGATGTCCATGTCTAGAATGTCATCTGCTTCTGGGAAAAAGCCCAATTCAGTTTTACCTTGGAGTCCTCAAAGGATGTGCTGTCCCAGGAGTCTGCATGGGTCCTCTTGAGTTGAGACATGTGGACCCAGGGCCTAAGGCCCTTAACTTTTGCTGTGGCATGGATACTAAGATGAACTAGGTATGGTCTTTTCCAACAGGGTTTAGGGGCAGTCTTTTTCTGGTGTCATTAGCAAAACACTCAATCTCTGGCTTTTAGATTATAAAAGATCTGGCTGTCATCAGTTGGTGAATTATGTAAGGCTTCTTTTACCTGGTGAAAATACACTTTGGCATAAAGTATTAAAGCTCTGTAATACTGACTCATGTTAGAATTTATAAAAGCGGGAGATACATGAAGCTCTATTATTAGGAGCGTAGATCTTCCAGTAACTGgttcatataatattaatttgtgttttcctatAGGAGTGGAACTGATTGTCACCAAAGCCAATGGTAATACCTTTGGCCAAGGCAGTCTTTTCAATTCAGTCAGCTTTGCCAATTTCAGTCTTAGGATGCATTTGTCCTTCACCTTCCCATAAAAATTGATAAGAATAATAGTAATGCCATTGTATTTATAATACCTTATTTACCTGCTTTATAACTCATCCAGTGAAATAAATACTATGGCTGGAGATTTCTCCAGGAAAGCCccataaagaaaacacattttctaaaaacCTTCCACCTACTGTTATAGCATCAGCCTTCCTGCATGAGATTGCTTCTACACAAGCAGAGAGCACACAAATTATTATAAGAACATAGTGAATCCCACTGAGGGTGGCAATTGAGTGAAATCCAACTGTAGTTTTCAAACGGTCCAGCAGGTAGTAGCAATGTACCACCTGAGGTTTTTATTATTTGACAATGTTTCCAACATtatttaacatatcaaataagcCTAATTAACttaacatctttctttttataaagagaggaaacaaattattttgagaCATGATGTGAGTCCTCTGAAGGCTCTGTATGTTAGTTTGAGGTCAAAagacttaatttagaattttattttgggaaGTTGTCAAAAATATCAAGGTTTACGTTTGATTGAATAGGATCTTAGGTCACTGTGACACAATACTGTTATTCTAGgtgacaattaaaatattttaaaggcaaataaaaaagtTACATAGCTGTAGGAAAACCCTTAGCTCTTTTAATAGAGAAGTTTTGATTTTATTCAGTAGTCAAAGTCTTGGCAAAAGACAACATGAATCACAGGAAATTATTCTGATAAGACACAAAGTCTTTATTTCCTAGGCAGAAttcttaaaaggtaaaaaaagaaaatacatatctTTCACATAAACAGTCCAATCATCCAAGAAATACTTGTTATTTTAACAGAGAAGACCAAATTCTAGTTTTACACCAGtatgctttttatattaatactcaattaaacaaaattataaataattctctTGAAATCTTAGCTAGATTGATCAcacataaaattcttttttaaaatttatttttaaattttagaatattggccaggcgttgtggctcactcctgtaatcctagcactctgggagggtgaggcagtaggattgcttgaggtcaggagctcgagaccagcctgagcaagagcaagaccccgtctctactaaaaatagaaaaaattagctgggcatagtggctcacacctgtggttccagctactcaggaggctgaggcaggaggattgcttgagctcaggagtttgaggttgctgtgagctaggctgacaccacgggcactgtagcccatgcaacagagcaagactctgtctcaaaaacaaaaaaaatagaattttatggggatacaaacattttggttacatcacacataaaattcaattttcaaGATTCCTCTTCCACAAACCTTCTACAACTTTTATATCAGTTCAGTTTTATTCTACATGCTTCCTCTTTCCCATTGTGAAACCCCAAATATATTCTCCTTTAGGATGGAAattactgttttttctttaacaaaaacacatCCTTCATACCTCATAACTTCACTTACCaaaaatttatctcatttttctcaCATACAGTTGTTTCCCTTATTATTCTAGCATTAATTAccacattataatttttaactcttaataattttaatttctagtgaAAACTAGGAAGTAAGCAATTGTGAACTGCCTGTCTCATACCAATATTCTATAACTtaacatcattttataatttctaaaagcaTCTGCCTTCTCATACTACAATTTTTCAAAGTGGTATAGGACATGTTCACTAAAagaccaaatatttttaattttttgtaataagAAGCCAAAAGTGGAAAAACTTGTGTTTGCCAattaatgtttcatattttatttgtaaatgatCTATATATTCAATGAATAGGCACTATGTGATTCAATAGCAAAACTCCAAGGGGTAATAAACGAAAGAGATTTGGGAAGCTATTTTTATATAGATATGTTATAATACCAAACAAGTCTAGCTATCATCAAGTTGTTTTCctgttagttatttttaaagaatgggcATGTTAAGTAATCATCACAAAAGGTAAACtcctaaaagttaaatatatgttTGTGAGGGGTTTTTGTATCACTGCTATCCTTGATTTACATGAAGTAATGGGCACTTCACTTTCACTTGTCATCTGTTCTTAGGTTGAACTCATATTTTTGTAATCTTAAACATTTCGTAGCAATAACATGAGCTTACTTGACTAGTAAACCTAGGTAGAATAAAAGTTTGCATGTCCGCATTGTAGTTAATGCTGACAACTCTGAAGAAATACCCATTTTAATTTAACCATCAAACTTAAATTAGCTGGGGAGATGCAGGAGCTTGAAGTGGGAGCTGGCACTGGTGGTTCTTGGGGGCACCAGGTACAGGTGCGCCAGAGGAGCTGCTAGTGCCAGAGTTGGTTAACTACCACCCAAGGCCCAAACCAGCCCACTGCCCACTTGTGTAAATAAAGTCTTACTGGAACACAGAGACTATTCTATGTTTAcattgtctatggctactttcaaGATGCAAAAGCAATATTGGGCAATTGAAAAAGAGACCATCTACCCACCAAGGCCAGAATAATTCTTCTCTggctttttcagaaaatttttgcCAAGCACTGTTTTAGGTGACTTGGGCACAGTCTTGCCAGCATCTGGTATTCCAGTGTGTCTCATGCATTAATTCCCCAGGCATCCCCAGGGATTTGTGAAAATGCAGACTCTTTTACCAAAGGTGGGAAGCACTAGGgctttacttttctaaaattgtTCCAGAAGATGCTAATGCTGCTCCGGGTGCCAGGACAACTCTGTGTGTGAGGCTAGAAGTCTTTTCTTCATCCACTGACCTGCCATGGACCAGGAAAGTGTGAGGCCACGTGTGCTATGAAGACCCCAAGGCCCTGTCTTGCTCCATTGTGCACATTGGGTGTCCTGAGGGGTCACAGCCACTTTACCTCTGGCCACATGGGGCACTGGCTATGAGCCTGGAGACAGCAGCTCAGGTGCATCATAGCTGTGGAAGGTGCAAGAGGGTGGAAGGACCCCACCAACCCCGATCCCACCAGGCTGCTCTGCTGAGAATAACTGCACCACCTGGCCAGGCCCCTCCCTCCAGAACCACAACACACAAAGCTTCTAAAATGCTGATGTTTAATGACCTATTCTACATGACGGGCCtggacaaaataatttataaaatgccaAGCCACGAAACCTCAGACAAATGCAAAACAGGAGAACAAACAAGCATGGAAGATGCTCAGCTACTGAAGCGTCAACTCCTGTGAATGGCTGGCATCCACGGAAGGAGAGAGCAGCACGTGGCCAGACATGTGACTACGTCCCACTCAGGGGAGCCCCTCTGAGCAGGTCTTGTTCAGGAGCTCGAACCATGATATCCAGGGCTCAGTTCTGACAGTGAAGAGGCAGATGAGTGTCTGGGGGAACAAGCACAGGCAAGTCCGTGGGCGCAGGAGCCTTGGGAAGCTTGTGGCTCACGCTCCAAACTCAGGGTTTTTTCTCAACCTTGCTCATTGCCAGGGACAGCAATTGAGAGAAGTGGCTCTGGCCTTCAGGTCTGGCCACCTGGCCTAAGTTCTGGGAGGATCCTGAACAGTGTCCAAATCTGGGGCCCCCACCTGACCAGGGTCACCTGGGCCAGGTTCTTCCCTCTAACCAGTGGCCTCCTGGGGAAGCCCAGCTGTCCTGGTGTGATCCATGCCTCCAAGAGTAGCAGGGGAATGCTTTGTCCCAGTGAGAGCAGCTCTTGGATTTAAAACTCTCGGTTAAGCAATTAGCTAACCTATTTGCTAATCTTACAAAGAGCAGATCCACTAAACATAGGAGGGGCTGTCCTCAGAGCTGGCTTCGTGTTGAGCTCCTCCCCTGGAGCAGGTGCTGCACCTCAGCAGGGCTCCAGCAGGCTCCTTTTCCTACAGGCAGGTGAGAGGTGGGCATGACGTCCAGAGCAGGGACGTACTCTCCTCGGGCCCAGGAGATCGGGACCCCAGGGGCACAAGAGCAGTTTGAAGGCCCTGTGACCTAGGTGCAGGCAGCTGCAATGGTGTGAGGGGGCAGAGCTGAGCTGAGAAACTCAGACTGGCCAGAAACTGCAAGTGGATGCCAGAGCTGCCTCCCCACTAAGGCACAGGCAGGGAAGCCTGCTGGAGCCTGCTGCAGGCTCCCTCCTCTACGTCCCCAGGAAAGGCTTAGTCAGCTGCTTCctacccccgcccccagcccccatgcAGCCTCCACAGCTGCTTAAATGCAGGAAACTGGTGTCTGGTCTTACACTGTTCAGTTTTGTGCTTTCTCGAAAGGGGCAGTTGTCAATGTCTTCCTCAAATTTCTCACACCATGTTCTGTGCAGTTGCAGTTGCATGGAGAACACCATCTTGGGATTGTCCTGCGGGACATAAAGAGGTTAAAGTGGACACTCCCTTCTT includes the following:
- the LOC123622234 gene encoding cystatin-9-like, with the translated sequence MATGGHQRPPNGNSMAITSGRLPQPLPPPQGSKLLRTQAWCSEEEKDNNPKSTAPQFPATVEFALHTFNQQSKDDYAYRLMRILSSWREYSWNKRDNPKMVFSMQLQLHRTWCEKFEEDIDNCPFRESTKLNSVRPDTSFLHLSSCGGCMGAGGGGRKQLTKPFLGTCLHLGHRAFKLLLCPWGPDLLGPRRTLICLFTVRTEPWISWFELLNKTCSEGLP